TGGCGCGCTTCGCGTCCGCGTTCGGGAGAGAGCATTCTCTCCGAACCACCTGGATTTCCGGGCGTCATGCCCCGGCGCTCTGCGCCGGGGCATGACGCCCGGATACAGGGGGTCCGGGGGAAATGATTTCCCCCGGGCGGGGTTCGGGGCGGCAGCCCCGACGCGACGCGGGGCGACGCAACGCGGGGCGGGGCGGCAGCCCCGACGCAACATGTGGAGGAAACATGGCTGTGAAGCCGTGGGGTGGGCGGTTTGGGCAGGGCACGGATGCGTTGGTCGAGGCGTACACCGAGTCTGTGTCCTATGACCGGCGGCTGTGGCGTCAGGACATTGCCGGTTCCCGGGCTCATGCCCGGATGTTGGCGAAGCAGGGGATTTTGACCGGTGAAGAGGCGGACACGATTGTTGGCGGGCTCGATGCCGTGGCGGCCGAGATCGAGGCTGGGACGTTTATGTGGCAGGTAGGGCTTGAAGACGTCCACATGAACATCGAGGCCCGGCTGACCGAGCTGATCGGCCCGTTGGGCGGCAAGCTGCACACCGGCCGCAGCAGGAATGATCAGGTGGCGCTGGATTTTCGGCTGTATGCCGACGAGGCCCTGGGGGATTGGGGCGACTGTCTGAAGGGGCTGGTCGAGGTGTTGGTGGACCGGGCCGGGGAGCATACGGAGACCTTGCTGCCGGGCTGCACCCATCTGCAACCGGCCCAGCCCGTGAGTCTGGCCCAGCATCTTCTGGCCTATGCGGCCATGTTTAAGCGCGACTTTGAGCGCGTGGCCGACGCCCGCAAGCGGGTGCGCGTGTCGCCGCTTGGCGCGGCGGCCCTGGCCGGGACGACCTATCCGCTCGATCCGCTTTATACGGCCGAGGCGGTCGGTTTCGAGACCGCGTTCACCAACAGCATGGACGCCGTGTCGGATCGCGATTTTGCGGCCGAGGGGCTTTTTTGCGCAAGCCTGATCATGATGCATTTAAGCCGCCTGTGCGAGGAGATCGTCATGTGGGCCAACCCGCGTTTCGGGTTCGTGGCCCTGCCCGACGCCTTCGCCACCGGCTCGAGCATCATGCCTCAGAAGAAGAACCCCGACGTGGCCGAGCTCATGCGCGGCAAGACCGGCCGGGTCTATGGTTCGCTGGTGTCGCTTCTGACCACGCTCAAGGGCCTGCCCCTGGCCTATAACCGGGACATGCAGGAGGACAAGGAGCCCTTTTTCGACGCCGACGACACGGTGCGGGCCTCCTTGCGCATCATGGCCGAGATGCTTAAGGTGATCGGGTTTCGTGCGGAGCGCATGCGCGAGGCCTTGTCGGCCGGATTTTTGAACGCCACGGAGCTGGCTGATTTTCTGGCGGCCAGGGGGCTGCCTTTTCGCGAGGCGCACCATGTGGCCGGCCGGGCCGTGGCCCTGGCCGAGTCCCGGGGCATCGGCATCGAGGCCT
Above is a genomic segment from Desulfolutivibrio sulfodismutans DSM 3696 containing:
- the argH gene encoding argininosuccinate lyase, which gives rise to MAVKPWGGRFGQGTDALVEAYTESVSYDRRLWRQDIAGSRAHARMLAKQGILTGEEADTIVGGLDAVAAEIEAGTFMWQVGLEDVHMNIEARLTELIGPLGGKLHTGRSRNDQVALDFRLYADEALGDWGDCLKGLVEVLVDRAGEHTETLLPGCTHLQPAQPVSLAQHLLAYAAMFKRDFERVADARKRVRVSPLGAAALAGTTYPLDPLYTAEAVGFETAFTNSMDAVSDRDFAAEGLFCASLIMMHLSRLCEEIVMWANPRFGFVALPDAFATGSSIMPQKKNPDVAELMRGKTGRVYGSLVSLLTTLKGLPLAYNRDMQEDKEPFFDADDTVRASLRIMAEMLKVIGFRAERMREALSAGFLNATELADFLAARGLPFREAHHVAGRAVALAESRGIGIEALSLAELQELSPLVDADIFHTLAYETAVARRSARGGTGPTPVAAQLAELRQWLTLP